The following coding sequences lie in one Haematobia irritans isolate KBUSLIRL chromosome 3, ASM5000362v1, whole genome shotgun sequence genomic window:
- the LOC142230083 gene encoding uncharacterized protein LOC142230083: protein MSKSGFSTLNRWLGRKNKDKSVPNGKLSKSSTNLSISSTNINETSQLEYNRITPLPAATTNAPFEQTFRITVLLPKDQLYVTRLGARVPLSKLLELVCDNKLLDSEKYEFRNPVDASQVYSCDLTIGAVGLSEIRLCHKSESYDNFSTDEIMKLQRTSIIRESLTSSEFSSRNSKHTTKTTSPYSSTNSLNSMDSSGIHSTKAMRLSAGPKVAAPPRKKRAAPRPPSQAAIPEKSPLIMENGGGKTNIVPASSSPVNGNMNAKDFSVSTPDLSSVPNILRSDINGNNCNGHLEEIKESSSQVNGNGYSEDTVLYAQVQKKNALNLNSTSVENLAASPTPSSVEGEMSKLPEPSPRKKIVPVPKKKTVAPPAPQPRGSMYSDDSVSIGSTNLSSEPSTPVVLAAPMKEFNESTPEPIQREQSREEISPPHELPTPQPRVTTTTTTLLNATDLKLDLKNLEADTEDEVDKAKLKVANNVSKVILNRTPTPEPRSLSCEPPDLDVGCYETQLDNLKSPMEDDNVSKQADSGIGEPVPSPVPDSLPSEVLNLDVKSNFESSSDDDDMVKVYNFKLGKTLVKPLNETKTLEELTVMNDVQEETDSDLNTPNLGQISSSSTPSETSSWNYAIPISPPPNFADGKFNEAFEQEQENPITPKIVERPKLNFEDLQPETTMKTKAKTTVSTPSTITPSTPLDNILGELSAIIQDKGVDSLIKKSEENNEIEAAKPNTLTNFTINSVTRSTLTKPKEVQSEMPAKEEVKPYIPSPLDSPTNAPDEEKLYRKRNSVTSLKQRRSITRSDSFHTTALATDASNSSGTLNKRTSSQISLDQMANGNLNRRRSSSELSIGESPSLQSLEVMKTILNSRKNSLAHSGGEEEAPAVEVNTRRPSEELKFTSLELKNKMALDRVAAKEEIVEKTDNQMESKENIKKLWQNRANSEIEEYSRNLAKSSNENGAQFPRNDNHTPKEETSTALEIKAEERVLETAKENPEVKPKELPKVYRYSGPPSINFSTWSERPKVQVAIKNEGDYIFGGKVNDSKTIPRNHRMSTPANFNESHHEAKPLPPVAPKPATIQRMGIPEKEYKVPVMVKPIKDVIVESTQSEQAKVITNGDIPRSNGNADSLKSIANAEVKPQVSNFNKPPTPVKVSANGTVKLALQRPTIESVLKPQTQTIVNTNHNTTLPRTNKRFSTSIATSSTSSTAQTPVTPITPGPQLLRSTSTKREERETKSMIIPDNAAPVAAPFGQNTLRRTGFKEKIMAKDEEEKQKAINTATSTLSLAKPTTNPKVNTNGDLKFTTAKFEVKTNNITTTTTTSAKLHLNLQKSTSVTVTTSGAATPVSPSLKPKPQTPKTAPALNTSLHVPPSPPAPPAMAISLKPVTAVRTPTASEDPRDQLLTAIRNFKKDELKKA, encoded by the exons ATGAGCAAATCGGGATTCTCTACACTCAACCGATGGTTGGGCCGTAAAAACAAAG ATAAATCAGTGCCCAATGGCAAATTATCGAAATCTAGCACAAATCTATCCATATCTTcaacaaatattaatgaaaCTAGTCAACTGGAATATAATCGTATAACACCTTTACCGGCTGCCACCACAAATGCTCCATTTGAGCAAACATTTCGCATAACCGTTCTACTACCCAAGGATCAGTTGTATGTTACCCGTCTGGGTGCCCGTGTACCGTTGAGTAAACTGTTGGAATTGGTGTGCGATAATAAATTATTGGATTCCGAGAAATATGAATTTAGAAATCCAG TTGACGCTAGTCAAGTCTACAGTTGTGATTTAACCATCGGAGCTGTGGGACTCTCCGAAATCCGTTTATGTCACAAATCCGAGTCATACGATAACTTCAGTACCGATGAAATCATGAAATTGCAACGCACTTCCATAATACGAGAATCATTGACATCATCCGAGTTCAGTAGTCGTAATTCAAAGCACACAACGAAAACTACTAGTCCCTATAGCAGCACGAATAGCCTGAATTCCATGGATTCCTCGGGTATACATAGCACAAAAGCAATGCGTTTAAGTGCTGGCCCAAAGGTGGCAGCACCACCACGTAAAAAACGTGCAGCTCCCAGGCCCCCAAGTCAAGCTGCCATACCAGAGAAAAGTCCTTTGATTATGGAAAATGGTGGTGGTAAGACCAACATCGTTCCGGCATCCAGTAGTCCGGTCAATGGTAACATGAATGCCAAAGATTTTTCGGTATCTACACCAGATCTGTCATCCGTTCCGAACATTCTACGAAGTGATATTAATGGTAATAATTGTAATGGCCATTTGGAAGAGATCAAGGAATCTAGCTCGCAAGTGAATGGCAATGGTTATTCGGAAGATACGGTTCTTTATGCCCAAGTGCAAAAGAAAAATGCTTTGAATTTGAATAGCACGAGCGTGGAAAATTTGGCAGCATCCCCAACACCTTCAAGCGTGGAGGGAGAGATGAGTAAACTTCCAGAACCTTCACCGCGTAAGAAAATAGTACCTGTACCCAAAAAGAAAACCGTAGCTCCACCAGCGCCTCAGCCTAGGGGTTCCATGTACAGTGATGATAGTGTATCCATAGGTTCAACGAATTTATCCTCAGAACCTTCAACTCCAGTGGTTTTGGCTGCCCCAATGAAAGAATTTAATGAGTCCACGCCTGAACCCATACAGCGTGAGCAATCACGAGAGGAAATATCCCCGCCTCATGAATTGCCAACCCCACAGCCACGCGTTACCACCACCACTACTACGCTCTTGAATGCCACTGATCTAAAGTTAGATCTAAAGAATCTAGAAGCTGATACAGAAGATGAGGTGGATAAGGCAAAACTTAAAGTGGCCAATAATGTATCCAAGGTAATACTAAATCGAACACCAACACCAGAGCCTCGATCGCTGTCATGTGAACCTCCTGACTTGGATGTTGGTTGCTACGAAACCCAATTGGATAACTTGAAATCCCCCATGGAAGATGATAATGTATCCAAACAAGCAGATTCGGGTATAGGGGAACCAGTTCCCTCTCCCGTACCAGACAGTCTTCCCTCGGAGGTATTAAACCTTGATGTAAAATCCAATTTTGAATCATCCTCCGATGATGATGATATGGTCAAGGTCTACAATTTCAAATTGGGTAAAACATTGGTGAAACCACTAAACGAAACAAAGACCCTAGAAGAGTTGACCGTAATGAATGATGTCCAAGAGGAAACCGATAGTGATCTAAATACTCCCAATCTGGGCCAAATAAGCTCTTCGAGTACCCCTTCGGAGACGTCATCTTGGAACTATGCCATACCCATATCACCACCTCCGAACTTTGCGGATGGCAAATTCAATGAAGCTTTCGAGCAAGAACAGGAAAATCCCATAACACCAAAGATTGTGGAAAGACCCAAATTGAATTTCGAAGACCTTCAACCGGAGACCACAATGAAGACGAAAGCGAAAACAACTGTCAGCACTCCCTCAACCATAACTCCCAGCACTCCTTTGGATAATATATTGGGAGAGCTATCGGCCATTATCCAGGACAAGGGTGTCGATTCGTTGATTAAGAAATCTGAGGAGAACAATGAGATTGAGGCAGCCAAACCCAATACTCTAACGAATTTCACCATTAACTCTGTGACACGATCCACTCTCACCAAACCCAAAGAAGTTCAGAGTGAAATGCCTGCCAAAGAGGAAGTTAAACCCTATATACCGTCTCCATTGGATTCGCCCACTAATGCTCCGGATGAAGAGAAATTATATCGAAAACGTAATAGTGTGACCAGCTTGAAACAAAGGCGATCCATAACCCGTTCAGATTCTTTCCATACAACGGCCTTAGCAACAGATGCATCCAATTCCTCTGGAACTTTGAACAAAAGAACTTCCTCCCAAATTTCCTTGGATCAAATGGCCAATGGTAACCTTAATCGTCGACGTTCATCCAGTGAATTGAGTATAGGAGAATCACCATCCCTACAAAGTCTCGAGGTGATGAAGACAATTTTGAATTCACGCAAAAATAGTTTGGCTCATAGTGGTGGAGAAGAGGAAGCCCCTGCGGTAGAGGTCAATACCAGAAGGCCATCTGAGGAATTGAAATTCACCAGCttagaattgaaaaataaaatggccTTGGACAGAGTTGCAGCTAAAGAAGAAATCGTGGAGAAGACCGACAACCAAATGGAATCcaaagaaaatatcaaaaaactttggcaaaatagaGCCAATTCCGAGATAGAAGAATACAGTCGAAACCTGGCTAAAAGCTCTAATGAGAATGGTGCCCAGTTTCCAAGAAACGATAACCACACGCCAAAAGAGGAAACCTCTACAGCTTTAGAGATTAAAGCTGAAGAAAGAGTTTTGGAGACAGCGAAAGAAAACCCCGAAGTTAAACCCAAAGAATTACCCAAAGTTTATCGATACTCTGGACCACCCAGTATCAATTTTTCCACCTGGAGTGAAAGGCCCAAGGTTCAGGTAGCCATAAAAAATGAAGGCGATTATATATTTGGTGGTAAGGTCAATGATTCCAAGACCATTCCACGAAATCATCGAATGTCTACACCGGCAAATTTCAATGAATCACACCACGAAGCGAAGCCTTTGCCTCCAGTGGCTCCTAAGCCAGCAACCATACAACGTATGGGTATACCAGAGAAAGAATATAAGGTACCTGTTATGGTGAAACCCATAAAAGATGTCATTGTGGAAAGTACCCAAAGTGAGCAGGCCAAAGTCATAACCAATGGAGATATTCCACGGAGCAATGGTAATGCAGATTCATTAAAATCTATAGCCAATGCCGAGGTGAAACCCCAAGTTTCGAATTTCAATAAACCCCCAACTCCAGTCAAAGTCTCAGCCAATGGAACTGTGAAGCTGGCATTGCAAAGACCCACAATTGAATCCGTACTCAAACCCCAAACCCAAACCATAGTCAATACCAATCACAATACCACATTACCAAGGACCAACAAACGTTTCTCCACTTCCATTGCCACTAGTAGCACATCAAGTACGGCACAAACTCCGGTGACACCCATAACTCCGGGGCCTCAACTTTTACGCTCCACTTCTACAAAACGTGAGGAAAGAGAAACCAAATCTATGATAATACCAGATAATGCCGCACCTGTTGCAGcaccatttggtcaaaatacctTGAGGCGAACTGGTTTTAAAGAGAAGATCATGGCCAAAGATGAGGAGGAAAAACAAAAAGCCATTAACACCGCCACCAGCACTTTGTCCTTAGCGAAGCCAACAACCAATCCAAAGGTCAACACAAATGGTGATTTAAAATTCACCACGGCAAAGTTCGAGGTGAAAACGAACaacatcaccaccaccaccactacaagtgccaaattacatttaaatctacagaaatcaacATCGGTTACAGTCACCACTAGCGGTGCTGCTACTCCAGTATCACCCTCTCTTAAGCCAAAACCTCAAACACCAAAAACTGCACCTGCTCTAAACACATCACTTCACGTACCTCCTTCTCCTCCAGCACCCCCAGCCATGGCCATCAGTTTGAAACCTGTGACTGCAGTGCGGACACCAACAGCTTCCGAGGATCCCCGAGATCAATTATTGACAGCTATAAGGAATTTTAAAAAAGATGAACTTAAGAAAGCGTAG